The segment AAACATAAATAGCTTTTTCCAGCATAAGAGAACCAATATTATCTTTAGATATAAGTTCTCCCATTGCATATACctgttggatttttttaaaatttagagttaTGTGCTATCCTAGAAATGTGTCTAAGTCCCCTcagtcacttaaaaaaatgaaaagacaggaaaaagacTGAAGTCCCAGAtgctacaaatatattttaattggggAATTGAATTCTGTGGATAAGAGAAAGCATTTGAATcattaaaactaaaagaaaaagccaaaaacTTGTTGCTGTTTCTTTGGTAGTGCTACAATGAAGAATGGGGATCAAGCCTGCCTAAACCCAGATTTACCAGAAGTGAAAGAACTGATTAAAAAGTGGGAGAAACAGGTGGGTGAAAAAGGGACAAGATTTGCTTTCTTTTAGAAACTAACTTTGGAAGTCAAAGAATTATGGAGCACCTTTAAGGTTACATTTTTCACTCATGTTATTGTGCTaccattttttcccctagaatGTGGAATTGTATTCCTGCTTATGGTATCACTTGTCTGTCTGTCCCACTAGAATATGTGTCCCATGTGGGTAGGGAGTTTGTCTTTCTTATCCAATATAGTACATGCATATTGAATGGTAGATCATGAGGATAGGgaattcgctggtggtccagtggttaggactcaacactttcactgccagggcccaggttcaatccctggtcagggaactatctCATGACAtagcctccccccgccccccaaaaaaatagGTAATGAGATAAAAGTCATTTCCTGCTGTAGCAGATTAGCTAACAATTAATTACAGTACAatgtggaaaatataaaataaagataagtaCAAGAATCTTGAAGATAATAGAGGAAAGAGTAATTAACTTTGCCAGAGGAGGGGGACAAGGAGAAGGTGTTAAGGAAGACTTTTCATATCAGGTGATTTGATCTGGATCTTGAAGGATAAGTATTTCACTGGGAGGGTAAGgagagcatgaaaaaaaaaaagactaggatCATGAGAGAGCTCACTGTGCTTGGGGAACCTTGAATAATATGGCTTGAGTTTGTGTGGAGGAAATGAAGGGCCTGAGGTAGAAAAGTAGACCAGGACAAAGCCAGAGGAATCCTGTTTGAAATGCCGAGGGGTTAAGTTGGAAGAGGACCACAGCATATGTAGTTGGGAGCTTGATTCTGGACGCTGACAGAGGAGCCGTTCTGGCACATACCAGCTGTGCAACTTTGGCCAAGTCACCCGCTCCGAGCCTCCATCTCCTTGTCTGTAAAAACCGGATGATAATCCAGCCTCTCAGGAAATgatagtcattcagtcgtgtctgactctttgcaaccccatggactgtagcccgccaggcttctctgtccatggaattttccaggcaagaatactggagtgggttgccatttcctaccccaggggatcttcccgacccagagactgaacccaggtttcttgcatctcctgcattggcaggtggattctttaccactgtgccacctgggaagccccacagttgGTAGAGGTGGGTCATGAGCAAGATTGGAGTGGGGATAGCcaagaaaataggcaaaagaaaACCAGTTAGAAGGCTATTGCTTCTTCATCAAAGTAACTGAAATAGAATCAAAAGGAGCCTCTCCGAGAGTGATGCAACTTTAAACTGGTTATGAGGATAAATAAAGACCACAGTCTAGAGAGCCCAAATATAATATAAGGAAGGAAAAATGGTAAGATAGAGAAACACtacccccacctttttttttgcTATCTCCTCACAggtcaaccaaaagaaaaagcaaaagaaagggaaaaaatataaaaaaaccaaGAAAGTTCCAAAAGTTAAAAGATCTCAACGTTCTTCTCAAAAGAAGACTACATGAGCTCCCACTTCACCAACCACTATCTTGTGTTAAACAGGTTCTTTTAAACTAACTGAAATAAATCCTGAAAGGGATGGCATCTTAATACAAAAGCTTGTTGATCTGACTAGAAAATTTACAACATTATTTTGTACTTGTAATTAAATCTAGAAAATTGCTTTTCAAAATCCAAATGTGAACAGTTGTTAGAGGCTATAGTTTGTCTTTGTTCTTCTACCTCCGACCAACTGAATTTCCTCATGCTTAAGCCCACAGTTTTAGCAACACCCACATCTGGACAAATGTCCTCACAGCTACAGCCCACACACAACAGCTGCCTGGGAGAGCAGCTGCAGGCTTCCCAGGCCTCCAGAGAACATCCTGAGGCCCAGGTCAGCAGGCCCGCCAGCCTGGCAGTGTGCTGACAAGCAAAGCAGTTTGGAGTCGAGCTGGGCCTTGCCAAGCTGCTGTAGCTGTCAGCATCTGTATTTGCATCAGCCTGTGGGCCTCATATACAGTGTATCTGAGAGATTCATGCCAGTTATTcctctggggagggggaggggggccagGGGCGTCACCACTGAAGTCCCCTAGCACTTGGCTTTCAGAACCTTCCATCTGGTGTTGAGGCCGTGGGACTCCATCTTGCCTGCCCACGCCGACTGCTTCATTCCTTCCTGTTCCGTTTTCTTCAGTCAAGCCAGCTCCCCACCATCCTCCCACGGTTCAGTGTCCGCCCTCTCTACCACACAGGTCACATCCTGCCTCACCTGGGTCTACAGTTTTCTCACTCTTCCCCCAACACCCCATGGAAATATCTCCTTCCCCTCACACGCACTCACTTGATCCAGTCTTCAAGGGTCATTTTCATCCTGCCTCTGCCAACAAAATCTTTCCACTTGGATTTTTTTAAGACTCCTATTTCACTGGGGTCCAACACCATAGAGGGGAGCACTTCATTACTTTCTGTTTTTTGCTTGTTCATGTTAATTCTCCAACAAGGTTGTCAGCTCCTTGAGGGTAAGGGGCACAGTTTATTTCCCTGAATCTGCCACCAAGCCTAATATACTGTGGAATTAGGCTTCGAATCATTTTGCAGCTGTTACAGGTAAGAGAACAATAGACTGTCTCCTCAAAGCAGGAGGAGTTAATTGACTACTCCATGTAGTCTAACCCTGGTAACACTTTTTATTCATTATCTTCAGGCCGTTATCACTTCAAGGACTGAGGGTGATGCAacatccttgtttttcttttttcttttttgagtgtgTGTTAAACAGCTTTAATCTCGGTCATTGCGGCTTCTCAACACAGTAAGAGATATTGCACATGATCAACATGTTTTGCTCTGGGGATGCATCCTTGTTTTATTGTGACAGGATGTCAACTTGGCCTCTCCAACGGATAAGAAGGAAACGTTTAAATCATTTGTGGATATTCTAAACTGTTTTCAATTAAATATACAGGATGCCTGGAATCATAGAATCTTACCAATGGAAAGGCAAAGGCACTTTGGAGACCAACCGGTGTCTAACCTTTTCCCACAGAATATAAAAATTCCTTCAGTACCGTTCCTGacaagcctcagttttccaagATCTGACAAGAAAGTCACCAAGGTCCTTTTGAAAACTGATTTTAGGAAAATGTGAATCTCACTGTCAGTTTGACTTGTTTCCGAGTTTGTGAATATTGTGATTATCAATCACCACACCAGCTATCATGAAGAGTGTATTAAGTCACCAAGTGCTAGAGGGACCAGTGAACCCTGTTAGTGGAGGCATGGATAGTGCCCAGTGAACCTCTGCAGGGCTTGGAAACCCTCTTAAAGAGGGAGTTTCAAGCACTGCATAAGAGAGGATGTCAGGCCAGAATTTAACCCCTGTCTAGTTTCTCAAATTTTGTCAGTCCTTA is part of the Odocoileus virginianus isolate 20LAN1187 ecotype Illinois chromosome 29, Ovbor_1.2, whole genome shotgun sequence genome and harbors:
- the CXCL9 gene encoding C-X-C motif chemokine 9, which encodes MKKRCAHLLLGVIFLTLTGVQGIPAVKNGRCSCINTSQGMIHPKSLKDLQQFAPSPSCEKIEIIATMKNGDQACLNPDLPEVKELIKKWEKQVNQKKKQKKGKKYKKTKKVPKVKRSQRSSQKKTT